In one window of Arachis ipaensis cultivar K30076 chromosome B06, Araip1.1, whole genome shotgun sequence DNA:
- the LOC107604796 gene encoding ATP-dependent DNA helicase Q-like 4A, whose product MKSGLIYFEECIKEQSYRDRTLFQNLSAKLYSALRLLRATILGESGDNVLAHHVFCNSLLQLMSKKVPRTKEKLLELNGMSKAKVSNYGDQILETIENTINEYYKLDKSSNGSANSAKRRRDANGGLDRNLEDDDELTKKIKMCIQE is encoded by the exons at GAAAAGTGGCCTTATCTACTTTGAAGAATGCAtcaaagaacaaagttatagagaTAG AACTTTATTTCAGAATCTTTCAGCAAAGTTATACTCAGCACTGCGGTTGCTGCGAGCAACTATTCTTGGTGAATCTGGAGATAATGTCTTAGCTCACCACGTATTCTG TAATTCTCTGTTGCAGCTGATGAGCAAGAAAGTACCAAGAACAAAGGAAAAACTCCTTGAACTCAATGGCATGAGCAA GGCCAAGGTAAGCAATTATGGTGATCAAATACTGGAAACCATTGAAAATACTATTAATGAGTATTACAAGTTGGATAAAAGCAGCAATGGCAGTGCTAATTCTGCAAAAAGGAGACGAGATGCAAATGGAGGTCTAGATAGAAAtcttgaggatgatgatgagttgactaaaaaaatcaaaatgtgcATACAAGAATAA